Below is a window of Gossypium hirsutum isolate 1008001.06 chromosome A12, Gossypium_hirsutum_v2.1, whole genome shotgun sequence DNA.
GAATTGGTTACACATCATCCAtccttctctccctataaataacaaataaaatgtcACAACCCCATTTCAATCTTTGAAATTTGCAGGCTCAAAAGGTGAAGCAGAGATCAGCGGCGTGAATGAGGTATGTGAGCACCAGTGCCACCAGCATCAGCACGTATGCAATCCCTTGGTCAATAGACGTCCCTGTTTCACCCCCACAGTCAAACAATAAGTGCCCAGTTGATATCACAAATCTAAAAGAGAAGCGAAGAGAGGGAAAGAACAAACCGTCGCTCGTTGGGGCAGGGGCGGGAGCAGAGGACTGTGCCTGAACAGCAGCCGGCAAGGCAACCAAAGTAAAAACAAGAGCCGCAAATACAGCCACGAAAGAAACCTTGGAAActgccatttttttcttttttaattt
It encodes the following:
- the LOC107947106 gene encoding arabinogalactan protein 41, with protein sequence MAVSKVSFVAVFAALVFTLVALPAAVQAQSSAPAPAPTSDGTSIDQGIAYVLMLVALVLTYLIHAADLCFTF